From one Gemella morbillorum genomic stretch:
- the grpE gene encoding nucleotide exchange factor GrpE, whose product MTTEEKNENLQEEVVEESSENAEETTEVVEEKTAEELLQEKIEKLEEEVKASEDKYLRLYAEFENFKRRKNQEIETNNIYKSQKVITEILPSLDNLERALQVDSDNEEVKALRKGVEMVYEGILNVLKTEGVEEVETENVQFDPNIHHAVMQGEESDKESGVILDTFQKGYKLKDRVIRPAMVKVNQ is encoded by the coding sequence ATGACTACTGAAGAAAAAAATGAAAATCTACAAGAAGAAGTAGTTGAAGAGAGTTCTGAAAATGCTGAAGAGACTACAGAAGTAGTAGAAGAAAAAACAGCAGAAGAACTGCTTCAAGAAAAAATAGAAAAATTAGAAGAAGAGGTAAAAGCTTCTGAAGATAAATATTTACGACTTTATGCGGAGTTTGAAAATTTTAAACGTCGTAAAAATCAAGAAATTGAAACGAATAATATTTATAAGAGTCAAAAAGTTATCACAGAAATTTTACCAAGTTTAGATAATTTGGAAAGAGCATTACAAGTAGACAGCGATAATGAAGAAGTGAAGGCTCTTCGTAAAGGTGTAGAAATGGTCTACGAAGGAATATTAAATGTTTTGAAAACTGAAGGTGTAGAAGAAGTAGAAACTGAAAATGTTCAGTTCGATCCAAATATTCATCATGCGGTAATGCAAGGTGAAGAAAGTGATAAGGAAAGTGGAGTGATTTTAGATACTTTCCAAAAAGGATATAAATTAAAAGATAGAGTAATTCGTCCAGCAATGGTGAAAGTTAACCAGTAG